One genomic segment of Bacillus thermozeamaize includes these proteins:
- a CDS encoding 16S rRNA methyltransferase — protein sequence MHEHYYTEQPQTPSQLTEITATLRGERYRFLTDTGVFSRRQVDQGTALLIEVMEIPEHGTLLDMGCGYGVIGIVAARLSPSSRVVMVDINRRAVQLAQENIRRHRLANAEVRHGDGFSAVRGLTFDAIYMNPPVRAGKQLVFQLYEASWRHLVPGGQLWIVIQKKQGAPSTESHLQHVFGSEAVEQVARRKGYHVFRCKKV from the coding sequence CGTCTCAGCTCACGGAGATCACGGCGACATTGCGCGGTGAACGGTATCGGTTCCTGACGGATACCGGTGTTTTTTCGCGCCGCCAGGTGGATCAGGGAACCGCGTTGCTGATAGAGGTGATGGAGATCCCTGAACACGGGACGCTCCTGGATATGGGTTGCGGTTATGGGGTCATCGGGATTGTCGCGGCACGCCTTTCGCCATCCAGCCGTGTGGTGATGGTCGACATTAACCGGCGTGCTGTCCAGTTGGCCCAGGAAAACATCCGGCGTCACCGGCTTGCCAATGCAGAGGTGAGGCACGGGGATGGCTTTTCCGCCGTTCGTGGGCTCACTTTTGATGCCATTTACATGAACCCGCCGGTTCGCGCCGGAAAGCAACTGGTTTTCCAGCTGTATGAAGCGTCCTGGCGACACCTGGTGCCGGGGGGACAACTGTGGATTGTCATTCAAAAGAAGCAGGGCGCTCCATCTACAGAAAGCCATCTTCAGCATGTGTTCGGTTCGGAGGCAGTGGAACAAGTGGCCAGACGGAAAGGGTATCACGTGTTCCGGTGCAAAAAAGTTTGA
- a CDS encoding DNA-directed RNA polymerase subunit beta encodes MAGKEVQLGRRKRRSYARISEVMELPNLIEIQLKSYQWFLDEGLREVFRDISPIEDFSGNLALEFVDYSLGEPKYSVDECKERDANYAAPLRVKVRLINKETGEVKEQEVFMGDFPLMTETGTFIINGAERVIVSQLVRSPSVYFNQKVDKNGKLTYTATVIPNRGAWLELETDAKDILYVRIDRTRKIPVTVLLRALGFGTDAEILNLLGEDEYLKNTLDKDNTDSAEKALIEIYERLRPGEPPTLENAKNLLISRFFDPKRYDLANVGRYKINKKLHLKNRLFNQRLAEKLVDPETGEVLAEEGQVLERRLLDRILPYLDKGLGEVTYTPYGGVLGDEPIKLQVIHIYAPDEEGKVIKVIGNGNIDKNVKHITPADIIASINYFLNLLHGVGDVDDIDHLGNRRLRCVGELLQNQFRIGLSRMERVVRERMSIQDLQAVTPQALINIRPVIAAIKEFFGSSQLSQFMDQTNPLAELTHKRRLSALGPGGLTRERAGFEVRDVHYSHYGRMCPIETPEGPNIGLINSLSTYARVNEYGFIETPYRRVDPETGRVTDEIVYMTADEEDNYIIAQANEPLNEDGTFKEEMVTARYRKEEILKVPRDRIDFMDVSPKQVVSVATALIPFLENDDANRALMGANMQRQAVPLLRPEAPLIGTGMEYRAAIDSGVCVISKTDGVVERVTANEIWVRQEEEVDGRLVKGDLIKYRLHKFERSNQGTCINQHPIVKKGDRVKKGDVLADGPSTDQGELALGRNVLVAFMTWEGYNYEDAILLSEKLVQEDIYTSIHIEEYEIEARDTKLGPEEITRDIPNVGEDALKNLDERGIIRVGAEVRDGDILVGKVTPKGMTELTAEERLLHAIFGEKAREVRDTSLRAPHGGSGIVVDARVFSRENGDELPPGVNQLVRVYVAQKRKISQGDKMAGRHGNKGVISRILPVEDMPFLPDGTPVEIVLNPLGVPSRMNIGQVLETHLGMAAKALGIHIATPVFDGANENDVWDALEEAGFSRDGKTILYDGRTGEPFDQPVTVGYVYMLKLHHLVDDKIHARSTGPYSLVTQQPLGGKAQFGGQRFGEMEVWALEAYGAAYTLQEILTVKSDDVVGRVKTYESIVKGENIPEPGIPESFKVLIKELQSLGMDVKILSDDEQEIEIKEWDDEDEDVKQQEVRLEPVREKGS; translated from the coding sequence TTGGCGGGAAAAGAGGTTCAACTGGGCAGACGGAAACGACGGAGTTACGCCCGGATCAGCGAGGTGATGGAGCTACCCAACCTGATCGAGATTCAACTCAAATCCTATCAGTGGTTTCTGGACGAGGGATTGAGAGAAGTATTTCGGGACATTTCCCCCATTGAAGATTTTTCTGGCAACCTGGCGCTGGAATTTGTGGATTATTCGCTCGGTGAGCCAAAATATTCGGTGGATGAATGCAAGGAACGGGATGCGAACTATGCCGCGCCGCTGCGCGTCAAAGTGCGGCTGATCAACAAGGAGACGGGCGAGGTCAAGGAACAGGAAGTGTTCATGGGCGACTTTCCGCTCATGACGGAAACCGGTACCTTCATCATCAATGGGGCGGAGCGCGTCATCGTCAGCCAGTTGGTCCGTTCGCCCTCTGTCTATTTTAATCAGAAAGTGGATAAAAACGGCAAGTTGACCTATACGGCCACGGTGATTCCGAATCGTGGCGCATGGTTGGAACTGGAAACGGATGCCAAGGACATTCTGTATGTCCGGATCGATCGAACGCGGAAGATACCGGTAACGGTGTTGTTGCGTGCTCTGGGATTTGGTACCGATGCGGAAATTTTGAATTTGCTCGGCGAGGACGAGTACCTGAAAAACACCCTGGACAAGGATAACACGGATTCGGCTGAAAAGGCGCTGATCGAGATCTACGAGCGACTGCGCCCAGGCGAGCCTCCCACCCTGGAGAATGCCAAAAATTTGCTGATCTCCCGCTTTTTCGATCCGAAACGGTATGACTTGGCCAACGTTGGACGGTATAAGATCAACAAAAAGCTGCACCTGAAAAACCGCCTCTTCAACCAACGGTTGGCGGAAAAGCTGGTCGATCCGGAGACGGGCGAAGTGCTGGCCGAAGAGGGCCAGGTTCTGGAAAGAAGGCTGCTGGATCGGATTTTGCCGTACCTGGACAAGGGATTGGGCGAAGTGACCTATACCCCTTATGGCGGTGTCCTGGGAGACGAGCCGATCAAGCTGCAGGTGATCCATATTTACGCCCCGGATGAGGAAGGCAAAGTGATCAAGGTCATCGGCAACGGCAACATTGACAAAAATGTCAAGCATATTACGCCGGCCGATATCATCGCTTCGATTAACTATTTCCTCAATCTGCTGCACGGGGTGGGCGATGTGGATGACATCGATCACCTGGGCAACCGGCGGTTGCGCTGTGTCGGCGAACTGTTGCAAAACCAGTTTCGGATCGGTCTTTCGCGGATGGAGCGGGTGGTCCGTGAGCGGATGTCCATTCAGGATCTCCAGGCCGTGACCCCGCAAGCCCTGATCAATATCCGGCCGGTGATTGCAGCCATCAAGGAGTTTTTCGGTTCCAGCCAACTTTCCCAGTTCATGGATCAGACCAACCCGCTAGCCGAATTGACCCACAAGCGGCGCCTGAGCGCACTGGGCCCCGGCGGGTTGACGCGGGAGCGGGCGGGATTTGAGGTGCGCGATGTGCACTATTCCCATTACGGCCGGATGTGTCCGATTGAAACGCCGGAAGGGCCGAACATCGGGCTGATCAACTCCCTTTCCACCTATGCGCGGGTGAATGAATACGGGTTTATCGAAACCCCCTACCGGCGGGTGGATCCGGAAACGGGCAGGGTGACCGACGAGATCGTCTACATGACGGCGGATGAAGAAGACAACTATATCATCGCGCAGGCCAACGAGCCGCTCAATGAAGACGGCACGTTCAAGGAAGAGATGGTGACCGCCCGCTACCGGAAAGAAGAGATCCTCAAGGTTCCCCGTGATCGCATCGATTTCATGGATGTGTCGCCGAAACAGGTGGTCTCTGTCGCCACCGCGCTGATTCCTTTCCTGGAAAACGACGACGCCAACCGCGCCCTGATGGGGGCCAACATGCAGCGTCAGGCTGTGCCGCTGTTGCGCCCTGAAGCGCCGTTGATCGGCACCGGCATGGAGTACCGCGCGGCGATTGACTCGGGCGTCTGCGTCATCTCCAAGACCGACGGGGTCGTGGAACGGGTGACGGCCAACGAGATCTGGGTACGCCAGGAGGAAGAGGTGGACGGCCGCCTGGTGAAGGGAGACCTGATCAAGTACCGGTTGCACAAGTTTGAGCGTTCCAACCAGGGGACGTGCATCAACCAGCATCCGATCGTCAAAAAAGGGGATCGCGTCAAAAAAGGCGATGTCCTGGCGGACGGCCCTTCCACGGACCAGGGCGAACTGGCGCTGGGCCGCAACGTGCTGGTGGCGTTTATGACCTGGGAAGGGTACAACTACGAAGACGCCATCTTGCTGAGTGAGAAGCTGGTTCAGGAGGATATTTATACCTCGATCCACATTGAGGAATATGAGATCGAGGCGCGCGACACGAAGCTGGGACCGGAGGAGATCACGCGCGACATCCCCAACGTCGGGGAGGATGCGTTGAAGAATCTGGATGAACGCGGAATTATCCGCGTCGGTGCGGAGGTGCGTGATGGCGACATCCTGGTCGGCAAGGTGACGCCAAAGGGGATGACCGAGCTGACCGCCGAAGAACGCCTGCTGCACGCGATTTTCGGCGAAAAAGCGCGGGAAGTCCGGGACACCTCCTTGCGGGCCCCGCACGGCGGTTCGGGTATTGTCGTGGATGCCCGCGTCTTTTCGCGCGAGAACGGCGATGAGCTGCCGCCTGGCGTCAACCAGCTGGTGCGCGTTTACGTCGCGCAGAAGCGCAAGATCTCCCAAGGGGACAAAATGGCTGGGCGGCACGGGAACAAAGGGGTCATCTCCCGCATCCTGCCGGTGGAAGACATGCCTTTCCTGCCGGATGGCACACCCGTTGAGATCGTGCTCAACCCCCTGGGTGTCCCGTCCCGGATGAACATTGGCCAGGTGTTGGAGACGCACCTGGGCATGGCGGCCAAGGCGTTGGGTATTCACATCGCCACGCCGGTGTTTGACGGCGCCAATGAAAACGACGTTTGGGATGCGCTGGAGGAGGCGGGCTTCAGCCGTGACGGCAAAACCATCCTCTATGACGGGAGGACGGGCGAACCGTTTGACCAGCCAGTTACGGTGGGCTATGTGTACATGCTGAAACTGCATCACCTGGTGGACGACAAGATTCACGCGCGTTCCACCGGCCCTTACTCCCTCGTCACCCAGCAACCGCTGGGCGGAAAGGCCCAATTTGGCGGACAGCGGTTTGGAGAGATGGAGGTCTGGGCTTTGGAGGCCTATGGCGCGGCCTACACCTTGCAGGAAATCCTGACCGTCAAGTCAGACGACGTGGTAGGCCGGGTGAAAACCTACGAAAGCATCGTCAAAGGAGAAAATATCCCAGAACCGGGGATTCCGGAGTCATTCAAGGTGCTGATCAAGGAACTGCAGAGTCTGGGGATGGATGTCAAAATCCTATCGGACGATGAGCAGGAGATCGAGATCAAAGAGTGGGACGATGAGGATGAGGATGTCAAGCAACAGGAAGTGAGATTGGAGCCGGTTCGTGAAAAGGGATCGTGA